The Branchiostoma lanceolatum isolate klBraLanc5 chromosome 17, klBraLanc5.hap2, whole genome shotgun sequence genome contains the following window.
TTATGTGGCTTGGTATTGAGGTActgtatatttgttttgtacataCAGACCTTGTTCACAGTTGGTTCCTGCCCAGCCGTTCGCACATCTACATGTGTAGCTGGCAGGGCCATCGATACAGGTTCCGTGTACACATGGTGATGACTCGCACTCATTGATGCCTGGAATAAGTGCAAGTATCATATAGTGTTATATGGCATATTTTTCATCCACATCACTATCATCAcaatattatcatcatcatcatcatcatcatcatcataatcaacaccattaccatcatcattattatcatcattattatagtggcgtcgtgtggcgtaacggctagaacatttgGCCGTCAAACAAAGTAACCCGAGTTCCATCCCGACtcgcccccagacatgtctggacatgcgcccggacgttgtacccttgggaaaaacacaaatttcctcactcaggtgataatgagtacctagcttcggttagggacgtccctcggataggacgttaaatggaggtcccgtgtttggggagagccacaccctgcgcacgttaaaaaacccaccacacctttcgataaagagtaggggcatcccccggtgtgcgatggtccaaaccttacagtctggtctgggttgacatcttgaaaaggtgatagtcacctgttatgtcaatccttccacaaatgtggtaaatctgaatacaTAAAATCCCATCAACACTGTATATCAACAAGTACATCAGCAAGTGCTGGGGGGGCACCGTTATTCCACTGTATAAGAGGGATGGGTCGGGCACTCTTGCACTATTACAGAATCTACACTTCCATACCAGTGTAATCGACACATTCAAAGAAATATCTACCATATGATGATAAGAGTTTAAACAGAATATAATTGTCATCATGTAAATTGAGTGAAAGTGCACTAACCTGTGTCACAGTTGTGTCCTGTCCAGCCGGGCTCACAATAACACGAGTAGCCCCCGATGATATCAGAACAGGTGCCGTGGACACAAGGGGAGGACGCGCAATCATCCgtttctggaaaaaaattaagctaCATAAACTTTATTTAAGATAGAAGAGCAGAAAAATATTTAACGATTTGCTTTTTCAATTACTTTCTTTACAAACGGAATATGTGTGGCAGCACAGACAAATAACCTCCCTTTGTCTATCGTTAAGAAATGTGCTGCTAAGTTTTGCTAGATTTGGAAATACTTTTCCGTAATGATATCTCGCAATGATATAAGAAACCTCCATACTAATTACACATATGCGTAATGCCATATAAGGGGAATGAATGCCAAAGAAACGAAAACATTTAAACGTATTCCGAAACTTAGTCAATAGGGCTCCTCGGCTCTAGTTTGAATGGAAAGTGAATGAAGAAAAGGCCTACCCCCAGATACTAGGACTTCGCACAGGGTCAGTCTTCGGAATGGTCCGGGAAGACGGATGCCCACGTACCGTCCCCGCATCCCATAACACGAGACGGAAATGGCTGGCTGGTTTGGGTCGATTCGATGATCATCTCCACACTTAAGGTTCTGTCCAACCTGGGGGgaatccccgatgtggatgtCAAAGTGGTCAAGTTGTTCCCCACAGCAGTCCTGGCGGTTGAAGATGTCCACTctgtagaaaaaacaaacaaatcaatgatACAAAGTTGCCACATTTTATTAGTCAATGGGTGGAGAGTAATTTGCTGTCCACGTACCTGTCAATGATGTGCTCTTGGCCAAGATCTACCCACCAGCTTGGATTACTCTGATCTAAGGTGGATGCGCATGAACCAGCCGAGAAGTCGGTGTTGGTGTTCCCGTCTACAGCAGCGCTGGCAGGCCCGATGTTCGGATCCGGATGGGTGCTTGATTGGTACGCTGGCTTTCCCTGGGCGACATTTTCACCTGCCGTAAGAGGATTATGATTAAAAGTGCCATATTTACATCGATGACTCAAGTTGAGCAAAATGTTTTCTATTCCCATGACAGCACAGCCAGCATTATATTCCGggtcttaatttttttattcagcGGCCCGAAATATGGACAAGGCCCCGGCGTCgagaaaagacggggtcgtccggtAACTTTGCCCCCGCTTCCCGGCCCCATCGGGCTGGGCTCCGGGCGCCAGCGGAGTGGGTGACCGCCCATCCCCGACCGATTCCGTCTGCGCGGAGGGGGACGGGGGTGGACGGGGTGGCGGCGCAACAGAGTCGACCGTGGCGGGGCGGGGCGGGGATGGTCGCCAAATAACATGAGAAAGTTAAATCATTGTCGGCTTGCACAAAAAGCTATTCAGTGCGTAAAAATGCAACATCACCGTAAAACTATGCGGGAAAGctttatcatatcaaaaatGGAGCACCTGACCTGAGTGTGGACCCTTACTTCTAGTTTAGAACACTACTGCCACAAATTGTTTGCCTACCTCGCGCCGATTCCGCCCAGACGACCACGGCCGCgacgaacaacaacaacttccACATTTTTGTCGCCTTTTGATCTGAGTTAGACTGTGGTACGATATGAGTATAATCTGTGCGCTACTTCTGTAAGAAGAAGGCCTTATATACGAGAATACAGAGTGCTGACTAGTGTGGCCTTCGGTAGGACGTCACCAAGTCTACATCACATCCATGACAACAGGTGCGACTTGCGCAAACTCAACAAACTGGCACGAGGCAGACAAGGTGACCAGCGTGTTAAGGTGACGTCATGGTAAAGACTGGCCAAGAATATTTAGACCAAAAATTCCCGCAAAACATATCCATGTCTGCTTCGATGTAGATGTAGACCGGATGTTGGCACGAGGAAAACGTTTTGTCTTTAATGTGTCTTGTATTAAAACGTTGCCTTTTTACTTTTGAACTAAGCTGTTCTATTCAGACAAAGTGATGCTAAAGTGGATCAGCTGACACAGAGCATTGTCTCTCCAGAGCACAGAAACGGACGATATTTTTGTCCTGTGTTGACTTTTGCCGATAACAATTGTCCATGAACGGTCGGCCGGCCCGACACCTCCGCTCTACAGAAGGACATCCTGGGGATGTTTACGAAACTTCAGAACGACAAACAGGCAACAGTTGTTTCGTTCCCAGATATCCTGGGTAAATATCTGGGTTCGGAGCGTTGATACGCATGAGCCTTGTTTTTTCGTAAAGTCCCAAAACGACTTTGTTAAAGCGACGTAAACAGTTCAactacgaggggtgatcaataagtcctcacCTATAAATGAGGtccacaactcaaattttggggaTAATTACGTAgtgtgacatcttttagcaatatgcaccaaacttcaaattagTGTGACCCTTACTTTTTagacgtccatttgaaaactatcAGGTAggtgacgagaaaaacaagggtgcacTGTGGTCAGAGTTGTGTGGGTCAAGttcttcatgccatgaatcggcataaaatctgcgaagacattgtcaaaatgtttgataaagattcccTTCTAATTTCAACtgaaaagaagtgggtatctgactttcagcagggCAAGTCGGCCtgcacacctcaggtcacagctcaattgtccatgtttctatccttctacctcacctaatgttactgagGGTCATCTGTAAAGTAATGTTCACAATGAATTGAAgcttggtggatattgctaaaagatgtcatactacatgATCATGGCCCAAAatgtgagttgtgcaccttatttctgggtgggACCAAGGACTTactgatcacccctcgtacctTTGCAGTCCGAATTGCGCCCGTTGTTACAGGGGATGTGTCATGGCGTAAAGTCgacagccccgtgtatgagggagattAATGATCAGGCCTTAGCCTAAAGCGCCAAACCTCTGtatg
Protein-coding sequences here:
- the LOC136423203 gene encoding fibropellin-3-like, whose amino-acid sequence is MWKLLLFVAAVVVWAESARGENVAQGKPAYQSSTHPDPNIGPASAAVDGNTNTDFSAGSCASTLDQSNPSWWVDLGQEHIIDRVDIFNRQDCCGEQLDHFDIHIGDSPQVGQNLKCGDDHRIDPNQPAISVSCYGMRGRYVGIRLPGPFRRLTLCEVLVSGETDDCASSPCVHGTCSDIIGGYSCYCEPGWTGHNCDTGINECESSPCVHGTCIDGPASYTCRCANGWAGTNCEQDIDDCATNPCIHGTCTDGVASYTCSCELGWEGTNCDQDVDWCNPDPCHHNWICEDLGVDYHCHPPHRARGFPYKCSSDSCLDGMYCTPESGGAYSCKHE